The segment TACTACAgttactgtacaaactgtgtctgtgagagTTGCTGGAGGGTCACTGCACTGGGAAAATACTAACaagtctgtgtctgtttatgtgtctAGGATGTCTCCAGGACTGAGGTGGACCCAGCTAATGAGGAGATCCTGACCATTATCACCTATGTTGGTTGTGGAGTCTCCTCACTGTTTTTGGGAATCACTGTTCTCACTTACACGGCGTTCGAGTAAGTTCGACCAACCACAGGGCtgttattttacaaatgtgcaCAATGATATATAGGTATCACCTAAATATGATTCCTTATGGAAGATTAGGTTATGCAGAGTTTGTTTTCATTGGTTTTGGAGCTTTCATCATCTGTCTCAGGAAGCTTCGTCGAGACTACCCCTCTCAGATCCTCATCAACCTCTCTCTGGCCCTGCTCGGCTTAAACCTGGTGTTCCTGGTCAACTCCTGGCTGTCCTCCTGGGGTCTGTATGGGCTCTGCGTCGCTGTAGcgtccctgctgcactatttcCTCCTGGCTTCCTTCACCTGGATGGGTTTAGAGGCCGTTAACATGTACTTTGCTCTCGTCAAAGTCTTCAACGTCTACGTGCCGTCATATATCCTCAAGTTCTGTGTTCTGGGATGGGGTGAGGCTTGTGTTCAACCGACTGACTTTAAATTGGTTGCTGTAACATTTCAGTGAAGCTCATGAATAATTCAAACAAGATAATTGTTATGATTATCCTTTTTGAGGCTGACAAATGCTGTAAAAGTATTTAAACTCTTCCCCCAGGGCTGCCCCTAGTGATCTGCATCCTGGTTCTCATCGTGAACAAAGAGGCCTACGGCAGCCACCTCTACACAGATAGTCAGTCAAGCTTAGATACACTAGACAACTCTGACAGCTTGTGAGTTTTGGCTTCAACCtaaattcattttcagtgtCTTGATGCATCTTTGAAACAGAGTCTGagatttttaaatcaaatacattCAACACAGATTAGCAAAACATTATGATCAGTCAGTGTCAATGTGACGAACACAGGAGAAGTGGGCAGGTGTAAAATCCTGAGCACAAATCATGAGTCAGATCAGCAATAGGGCATTGGCTACGCGATGCTTGGGGGAAATGAAGCTTATCCCATCTGGTCTGAGCCAACAGAAGAGCTACTGGGGCTCGGAGAAGATAGTGTGATGCTTTGGGTAATTCAAGGCATTTAAGGAGACATCACTTTGCCATGTGTCACATACTCTACATAATCAAACAAGCAGTCCAGGGGTTTCGCTAGACTCCTTTATGGTAATGACCTCTTTTATCAGGATAATGCCCACGTTGTTCAGGAATAGCTAGACGTCCACCTCACAACTAACAGGACCAAAGGGTTCTGCTTCTTCACCAGAGAGAGTGATGCAGGAGAGcgttttcatgtttctttgtgCTATAATATTAGATGTTCATGATAAATTTGgtttttagattattattttaaatctatATTACTCATCCATAAGTACTTTAAAGTTAAccctcttttttaaaatgtgttttctcagctgctggctgcaggacaatgtgacattttatgtGTCTGTGGTTGCCTACGCTGTGCTGGTTTTCCTCTTCAACACTGCGGTAAAGCCTAAAACATTTCAtgaagtttattattattattatacactaTTACACAGATATAGGAGGAATAGCTACATGGCTCAGTTGCTTCCTTGTAATTTAATCTCTAAGCCTTGTTTGAATCTCCTTTTAGGTTTTTGTGGTGGTTCTGATGCAGATTCGCCACATGCGAGTCAACAGTCCAGCCGGGACACGTAGTGGACTGATGCATGACCTGAAGGGAGTTGCCAGTATCACCTTGCTGCTTGGACTGACGTGGACTGTTGGCTTCTTTACCTGGGGGCCAGCCAGAGTAGTTCTGCTGTACATGTTCTCTGGACTCAACAGCCTCCAAGGTTAATCTCTTCTGCACTGTACAGCCTAAAAGCTGTATGATACAAGTGTTGTTAGAGTAAATAGAGGaagtataaaatacaaatgaatgatAACAAAATGCATCAATCACAAACGCTTTACAGGATTACCCATAATCCCCTGCTGCTACTACTATGTGCAGATACGTTCTGACAGCAGATGGCGCTGTTATCCCATTTAGCAGGATTTAACATGTATACATTTTgactatgttacacacacacctgctcgTGAACAGGTGGCCTTGATCAAGGTGAAATGGCCGAAAGAAACAAGAATCAAcgactagtgtgtgtgtgtgtgtgtgtgtgtgagagttttCAAATTGTTGCCTCTTACTTCTGTCATTCTTGAATAAGGCCCATTGTGAGCgttcctgtgtgtttatttattgcgAGAGCGTTTGCTGACCACACATTCATAGTTCAAAAGAAACCAACAGAACACCCAGATAAAAAACTCAAAGGAATCAAACAGAGGCTGAATGATGCAACTATTTCACAACTGCTTTTACCTTGGCTGGTCTTTGTTACaatattttactttcttttttatctgcAAGTGATGCAACAAAAGACCTCCACTGTTTACCTCTTTGAGCAAAACGCCTTGCTCAAGGACAAATCAACAATGTCTGCACAGCGAACAATAAAGCCACCAAACAAATAGAGCCACGAAAGCTCACAACTTTATCTCgcctttctctgtgtttcaggacttttcattttcctcttccaCTGTCTGATGAAGGAGAATGTCAGGAAGCAGTGGAGGATCCACCTGTGTGTTGGCCCTTTTCGACTTGACGAGTACTCTGGTACATTATACTGTAGCTCTATCCATTAATTTAAAGCTACTTTTACAGCAACTTGTAAGGCTCTTAAATTActactagtaatactactactaaggTGTATTACTtactataaaataaattgattaCCTGTGTTCGTTATCGTCATGCAGAGTGGAGCAACTCGAATTCAGTCGGAGTGGTACCAAAACCCAGATCACATCCTCCCCgagcatcagcagcatcagtacCTTCAGTCCGGTCGGTCAAGTCCAGCTCCACAGACAGCACCTCAGCTTCCTCCGACTCAAGCCACAGAGACTCATCTTGTAAGAGACCAAACCTGGGTGAGGAAACCAAACATTTATTCCAAAGCGGGAGCAGTCCTTACTAAAGTCATGACTTCATCACTCATTGGTCTAACTTCTTTTCACATAATCCACTTAATGGATTTCTTAAACCTCATCTAGTGTAAAATATGCCAGTAATCTGgcccttctgaaacagattaacatcttgtcctcgaccacaggatgtgtcttcagacatggttgtttaagaaatgagaagctacacactgcatcagttaagagttaaataacttgttggcaacTAAAAAATCatcaatgcagtaattatccagtgggaggctctaaCCTATTTGcctagttaaatccaggtggtgactttggacgggcagtgtacaATATAATAAGATCGTATGACAGATTTAGTCAAAGAGCAAAGTCTCTCAGCTGCCAGAATCAAAGTGAAGGTCACTGCATACATTAATGAGACTGCACCGATGTTAAATAGTGAAATTAAGCCGGTTTAAACAACTAAAAGGAGATAAGAGTAACTTGACAATTCATTTTAACTTCTGCACACATTCCCAGCCCACCTCTATCTGTTTAACACGTTGTTCACAGATGTTTAATTATCTTACAGGCCTTTTTGTGAATTCCCTGGTTCTGCCTCGAGCCCAGTGCAACCCCTCAGGTACAGGAGCTCTGCCTTCCCAGAGGGGTATGAACCCAACACCTGGCTGGAGGAACCACTTGCTAAGCCAGcaagaacaaatataaaacatgcagAAGATACACATGCATTTCCATCCATAAAGCTGTATGACATGCAAATCCCTGAAACTGTCATGCAAATGCCtgaaaatctgtattttaacATAGTCCACTAAGAAATGTAATGAGTCTCAAACCAAATTTAATAGCATAGCACTGCTGTATTTCAGCTCCATTAGATTATGTTATCAAGCAATTCTATTGTTTTAGGTTTTAGCTAAATATTGTAAACAAACCTGTAATTATGAAGACATGAGAAGCTGCAACAGTTCCAAGGAGGAGCTGGTTGCCAAGCAACTGGTGAGTGGAGCCATGGTGACAATGAACCACACACTTTGTATGAAAAaatcataacattttaaatttaagatGATGCAAGTGCTCCTCCTTTACCTGTTTCTATCAGTGTGTTCCTCAGTTACAGAATTATTCTTTATAGTTATAATAATCTCCTTTGTCGCTTCATGTAAAGAGTACGACACCTGAACGTGACTGATCTCATGTGTGTGAGCATTTAGACACCTTTGGAATAAACACGTGACTTTCCAAAAATAGTTATCATCTAATTTAGGCTCCATTTGTTGCTTAATTTCTGAATTCCACACACAAGATGATACCAAACTAGTGCAGCAGTGGTTCATTACTCACTCACTGGCACCTGCACAATCGAATGGAATCAGTTCTGCCagaaattctacttttacaaagcTTATTTTTGTTGACAAGATATTTATGAGGAGGTGGTGAACAGTTTTCTCTAATACTGAGATGTGTTGGTAATATTTTGTCCAATGAGGACCGAACTGATCTGACTGGGTTTGACCATTGTAGAGGCTCAAATTAAATGTGTGCTACATGaatatcttttttttcattattagttAAAATAGGCAGAATAGTGTTAATATAATTTGATTTTAAGTCATAGTTTTTGAAGTGCAGATGTTTCAGATTAAACCAGTAACACTCATTAATatgttttagtagaaatatgcttCAAAACATATCtgaatgtggagaggtgctgtcaaaggcCTCATTTAACACCCTGGCATCAGTACAGTTtccttttaaatatgtttttgagcGTGGTTGGcccaattatttctgcttgattagtacaTTTGTGGAATTCTTATTTAACGTAATTTCATAATGAGAAATAGGTGAAGGGCTACGCACAGCAAGGCGAAGTGTAGCAGActggagcagagaagaagatgcTAATGCTAAAGCTGCTTATCTGCCCTCCTGAACCTCAAACACGTGACCTGCTGTGggtaaaaatgtgaacataataaataatggtaaatcacaaaatgttttaaatcaaattgtGGTGAATGACATTAAACACTAAatagtaaaacacaaaataattaccCGCTCATAATAGTGTCTCCATACAAAGACTGGCTTTTTGGTCAATGGGTATGTGTGTTTGGCTATGAAACAGTACTGTAAGCCTTTGAGCACTGTGATACCACCCACCAATCATAGAATGACCTACTTCAGTGTGGTGCATAACCGTAGGGTcttgtttattaattttctttttaaatacacctacacaaactgaaaaacaccaacaacgTTATGCATAAAAATACTTCTATCAAAACTCAAATTCCTGTTAAAGGTAATTCTCAAAGCACACAGAATAACAGCAAATAAATCCTGAAGGGGAACTTAGATGAACTTCTACAAGGACAAAATCTGGATGTGCTCAAGCACTAAAACAATCCACCAGCTTTTTGGAATTCCAGGGACCTGAATGGATGTTCAGAAACTGTTCCTTGACTAGCTCTTTGACTGTCTGGTAGGAAGTGGCTTCCACCTATAAAACaataagacaataaaaaaatgagtTGCTAAAAGAACAACATTCAGGATTACGACATTTGATAGCTGTACAGGACCACAGTTTTCAAACTCAACACTGAGTACTAACAGAATCATCTctagcagacacacacacacacaccttgacgCTGTGGTAGGTGGGAAGATCCATCAGATAGCGATGCCCACCCAGCTGTGCAACTCGGAGGAAGTAACTGTACAGAGCTCTCTTGCAAAGTCTGCTAGAGAAACCAGGACCACTCACAGAGGGAGAGCTGCGAAATCAGAAAGTGCACTGTAACTAATATTCCAGcattgaaaatatattaaatatacgATATATTAGTCCCCTTCAGCTCAATTAGctattattccaagggttcacttactttttccactcgcactgtgaggtttttatggttgttctcaataaagacatgaaagatcagaatgtttttgtgttattattttaggcacattatatttgttaatactcttgacttagatgaagatcagatcctGTTTTCTCACAAATgaattcagaaaaccatgaaattccaaaaggttcacatactttttcttgccactgtaattaaCAGAACCTGGCATTAACAGATGGCTGTGCATGGTAAATTATATCAAATCACTTTCAGGTCTGTCCACTATCCAGGCTCAAGACCACAATATTTGTCATCCCACACAAAACCTTTCTTGGCAGAATTTAAGATATGTGGGTGAAAGCCAGAGATTTTAGGAAACAATTAATGCTTTCAGTGCTGAAAGCAGTGCTAAGCAAAGCTAGGTGCAACTAGCATGTTAATTCTACATCACTAAATTTAAAGGCCCCATGTGATACAAGAAGcatatttaattttcacacttttaaaaaagatttattgCCTTTAATTCATATAGTGTGAAGGTAGAGAGgctgacaggaaacatggggagCGAGAGAGGTTCTGACATGTAACACAGGTCCCCAGACAGACTCAAACAAGGGACACTGCAgatatgtgtatgtgcacgaACCATAGGCTACCAGTGCACTGCAGGTTCACACTTCAATTTTGGAAATAGCAAGTGTTCCTGCCATCCTTTCCCGTCCTCGACACGTCCCCCTGCATACTTTACATCCTATACTCTTGCCCAAAGATttattctcttcttctttcacttttatttttctttgtctatttATAGTTTGTTTTGGAACATGCTGCAACCTCAACCTGATCCTTTAACCCATGCTGTCGCCTACAACAGATAGTTCAGGCAGTGGGACAGAAGCTGAAAAGTAGCAAAACCCAGAGTGCCAAGCAAGATCTCAAatctatttctgtgtgtaatCTCTGCTCAAGGACAACTCAGCCTCCAGTGAGAGAAGTGTCTCTGTCACACTCTAGCTACTGGACATCAGGAGTCGTCTACAGCTCCAAAGCCAAGAGATGGCAGGAGCCCCAGGCACCACTGAGGCTGTCAAACAAGAAAACTACATCAGGCTCTGCCAGCAGTTCTACTCAAGCCCTGGACTTGTGTGCAGGGGTCTAAATGAGGTAAGCCAGACTCAGGTCA is part of the Anabas testudineus chromosome 14, fAnaTes1.2, whole genome shotgun sequence genome and harbors:
- the LOC117152952 gene encoding adhesion G-protein coupled receptor G6-like, yielding MLGGNEAYPIWSEPTEELLGLGEDSVMLWVFVVVLMQIRHMRVNSPAGTRSGLMHDLKGVASITLLLGLTWTVGFFTWGPARVVLLYMFSGLNSLQGLFIFLFHCLMKENVRKQWRIHLCVGPFRLDEYSEWSNSNSVGVVPKPRSHPPRASAASVPSVRSVKSSSTDSTSASSDSSHRDSSCKRPNLGLFVNSLVLPRAQCNPSGTGALPSQRGMNPTPGWRNHLLSQQEQI